In Miscanthus floridulus cultivar M001 chromosome 5, ASM1932011v1, whole genome shotgun sequence, one genomic interval encodes:
- the LOC136454257 gene encoding uncharacterized protein yields the protein MSIQQCAPQIETGVTSREEVNVLKRNSDDVGWEYGFLVDANNKDKVECKFCGHRSQGGVHRLKEHVANVGTNAKKCRKSTQEAKDKCKKSLEDSKRKRKEQAVRELELREDMNVSRVGTEDDEVTCVGSSEPHKLGPIDKWTRAIDPKATKSESLKQQKLNKELWKQRTHEVHKYIARWAYTHAIPFNACDDDEFKQMCEAIGQFGSGLKPPSLRDLRESLLDEEYARTKSLLQEREAEKVQNGCSVMTDAWSDRKRRSIMNLCTNCADGSSFISSKEMSDVSHTSEVIFELVDKAIEDIGPDDVVQVVTDNASNNMGAKKLLLEKRPNIFWTSCATHTINLMLQGIGNMPRFKKVIDQAKALTIFVYGHTRTLECLTHFIEGREIIRPGVTRFAPAFLTLNSILEKKDQLRKMVVHNRWDTLKDVKSKKGKDATATILSPTFWKDVKLCLSVFEPLVKVLHLVDEDVKPSMGFIYGELLKAKREIKEAYGNVQSRYNEVIAIIDKKMKGRLDSPLHLTAYLLNPYYSYGNPSIFDDATITVGFMSCVETFYHHDEDKQDQAVNTKLDKFHNREGPFNKKLAKTCEKFEYNPASWWRLYGTETPALQKLIHTKKRNRLTTTRLNKLVFIQFNSKLLNKKERIASKKTTDVLLSSETTEAQGFLYEDGDDCAIVVYRDEEDEEMEGTGITWSVIGEAVGADQQLELRRSARVMQLYEGEEFDSEEEEFDEDEDEYMEPY from the exons ATGTCGATCCAACAATGTGCTCCTCAAATTGAAACTGGTGTTACATCTCGGGAGGAGGTGAATGTCCTGAAAAGGAATTCAGATGATGTTGGATGGGAGTATGGGTTTCTAGTGGATGCAAAcaacaaggacaaggtggagtgCAAATTCTGTGGTCATCGGAGCCAAGGAGGGGTCCATCGGTTGAAGGAACATGTGGCCAATGTTGGAACAAATGCGAAGAAATGCAGGAAGAGCACACAGGAGGCTAAAGACAAGTGCAAGAAATCACTAGAAGATTCAAAAAGGAAGAGGAAGGAGCAGGCTGTTCGTGAACTAGAGCTTAGAGAAGACATGAATGTTTCTCGGGTTGGAACAGAGGATGATGAAGTGACTTGTGTTGGAAGTTCAGAGCCTCACAAATTAGGACCCATTGATAAGTGGACACGTGCTATTGATCCTAAAGCAACAAAATCTGAGTCTTTGAAGCAACAGAAGCTGAACAAGGAACTTTGGAAACAAAGAACACATGAGGTGCATAAATATATTGCAAGATGGGCATATACACATG CCATACCATTCAATGCTTGTGACGATGATGAGTTCAAGCAAATGTGTGAAGCAATTGGACAGTTTGGTTCTGGACTTAAACCTCCATCTCTGCGTGATCTGCGAGAGAGTTTgctagatgaagaatatgcaagaaCCAAGAGTTTGCTACAAGAACGTGAGGCTGAGAAGGTGCAGAATGGGTGCTCTGTTATGACTGATGCTTGGTCAGATAGGAAGAGGAGAAGTATAATGAACCTGTGCACTAACTGTGCTGATGGATCCAGTTTTATCAGCTCAAAAGAGATGTCAGATGTGTCACACACAAGTGAAGTCATATTTGAACTAGTGGACAAAGCAATTGAAGACATTGGTCCGGATGATGTGGTGCAAGTAGTGACAGACAATGCTTCTAACAACATGGGAGCAAAGAAGCTATTGCTTGAGAAGAGACCAAACATCTTTTGGACCTCTTGTGCAACTCAcacaatcaatttgatgctccaaGGAATTGGCAACATGCCACGGTTCAAGAAGGTGATTGACCAAGCAAAGGCATTAACCATATTTGTCTATGGGCACACAAGAACATTAGAGTGCTTGACACACTTCATAGAGGGGAGAGAGATAATAAGGCCAGGAGTGACTAGGTTTGCTCCAGCTTTTCTCACTTTGAACAGCATACTAGAGAAGAAGGACCAACTAAGAAAGATGGTGGTTCATAATAGGTGGGAcacattgaaggatgtgaagtcaaAAAAGGGAAAAGATGCAACAGCAACAATATTGAGCCCAACCTTTTGGAAGGATGTGAAGCTGTGTTTGAGTGTTTTTGAGCCATTGGTCAAAGTTCTTCATTTGGTTGATGAGGATGTGAAGCCATCAATGGGTTTCATATATGGAGAACTACTAAAGGCAAAGAGAGAGATCAAGGAAGCCTATGGCAATGTTCAGTCCCGCTACAACGAAGTTATTGCTATTATTGACAAGAAGATGAAAGGAAGACTTGATTCTCCATTGCATTTGACTGCCTATCTGCTGAATCCATACTACAGCTATGGCAACCCATCAATCTTTGATGATGCCACAATAACAGTAGGTTTTATGAGCTGTGTAGAGACTTTTTATCATCATGATGAGGACAAGCAAGATCAGGCTGTCAACACTAAACTAGACAAGTTTCATAATAGAGAAGGACCATTTAACAAGAAGCTTGCAAAGACTTGTGAAAAATTTGAGTACAACCCAG CATCTTGGTGGCGGTTGTATGGAACTGAAACGCCCGCTTTACAGAAGTTG ATACACACCAAGAAGAGAAATAGGCTTACTACAACCCGACTCAACAAATTGGTCTTTATTCAATTCAACTCCAAGTTGCTTAATAAGAAAGAAAGGATAGCGTCAAAGAAAACCACTGATGTTCTCTTGTCTAGTGAGACAACTGAAGCTCAAGGTTTTCTGTACGAGGATGGAGATGATTGTGCAATAGTTGTCTATAGagatgaggaagatgaggagaTGGAAGGTACAGGGATAACTTGGTCTGTTATTGGAGAAGCAGTAGGAGCAGACCAACAACTTGAGCTGCGTAGAAGTGCAAGAGTGATGCAGCTTTATGAAGGAGAAGAATTTGACTCCGAAGAAGAAGAgtttgatgaagatgaggatgaataTATGGAACCCTATTGA
- the LOC136454255 gene encoding receptor-like protein 6 — translation MAPTKHRFPMLLLQLLCSYSAEAAAMINSTTAPCLPDESSSLLQLKSSMIACWLANGLSSWQAGTDYCQWVGIICDTGSGRVISLDLDGFNLMSYRLHPALFNLTSLRNPSLASNDFTGVRLPASGFERLTDITHLNFSHTYFIGQIPIGISRLKNLVTLDFSGSYGGLYFQEPSFQTFMAANMSNLRELFLDSMDLSSSGSTWYTALGQSAPQLQILSLPRCFLSGSIHPSFSRLRSLTLINFAENPELSGKVPEYFSELSSLMSLDISDTSFEGQFPTTIFQLKSLRKLDLPSNPMLSDLNLLGTNFTYDTPLSFGNLTSLQTLSLTTATMAKELPALIWLPSLNELDLEGSGLEKRVLSWVGNLK, via the exons ATGGCTCCCACTAAGCATCGCTTCCCCATGCTCCTGCTCCAGCTGCTATGCTCCTACTCCGCAGAAGCTGCAGCCATGATCAACAGCACCACAGCCCCTTGTCTCCCAGATGAATCTTCTTCCCTCCTCCAGCTTAAAAGTTCTATGATAGCCTGTTG gcttgcCAACGGCCTGTCATCGTGGCAAGCTGGAACAGACTACTGCCAGTGGGTGGGCATCATCTGCGACACGGGCTCCGGGAGAGTCATTTCTCTTGACCTCGATGGGTTCAACTTGATGAGCTATCGCCTACACCCTGCGCTCTTCAACCTCACCTCTCTCAGGAACCCCAGCCTTGCTTCCAATGACTTCACTGGCGTCCGCCTCCCAGCATCTGGGTTTGAGCGGCTCACAGATATCACCCACCTCAACTTCTCCCATACCTACTTTATTGGTCAGATCCCCATTGGAATTTCCCGCCTCAAGAACCTTGTCACTCTTGATTTTTCTGGTAGTTATGGCGGGTTGTATTTTCAAGAGCCAAGTTTCCAAACATTCATGGCAGCAAATATGAGCAATCTGAGGGAGCTTTTTCTTGATTCAATGGATTTATCTAGCAGTGGGTCGACTTGGTATACTGCTTTAGGGCAATCAGCTCCTCAGCTACAAATTCTTAGTTTGCCTAGGTGTTTTTTATCAGGTTCTATTCACCCTTCCTTCTCAAGGCTTCGCTCATTGACATTGATCAACTTCGCAGAAAACCCGGAACTCAGTGGCAAAGTGCCTGAGTACTTCTCTGAGTTATCTTCCCTGATGAGTCTTGACATATCAGACACTTCTTTTGAAGGGCAATTTCCAACAACGATCTTCCAGCTAAAAAGTTTGAGGAAGCTTGATTTGCCTTCGAACCCCATGCTTTCA GACCTGAATCTACTGGGGACCAACTTCACTTATGACACTCCACTCTCTTTTGGCAATCTGACGTCCCTCCAGACTTTGAGCCTTACCACGGCAACCATGGCCAAGGAACTCCCCGCTTTAATATGGCTTCCGTCACTGAATGAACTAGACCTAGAGGGATCTGGGTTGGAGAAGCGAGTATTATCTTGGGTTGGCAATCTTAAATAA
- the LOC136449552 gene encoding dirigent protein 1-like, with protein MAPSSLPHLLFLLALTSSVAVLAAAAAGSEGDHHGLTHIHLYVHETYTGANATATAVLQSPLGANSSFGSMGVVDDEIRVVPDRSSQLVGRYQGVFFGTSLELGKGYLTSITLVFTAGEYGGSTLSVQGPLLGFTGTIERAVVGGTGKFRLARGYMLFKMISKPTPETDVNEINLFVLMHPAGKY; from the coding sequence ATGGCCCCGTCCTCGCTTCcccacctcctcttcctccttgccTTGACGTCGTCCGTCGCCGtcctcgctgccgccgccgccggcagcgaAGGCGACCACCACGGCCTGACGCACATCCACCTTTACGTGCACGAGACGTACACCGGGGCGAACGCGACGGCCACCGCCGTGCTGCAGTCCCCGCTGGGCGCCAACTCGTCGTTCGGGAGCATGGGCGTGGTGGACGACGAGATACGCGTCGTCCCGGACCGGTCGTCGCAGCTCGTGGGGCGGTACCAGGGCGTCTTCTTCGGCACGAGCCTGGAGCTGGGCAAGGGCTACCTGACGTCCATCACGCTGGTGTTCACCGCCGGCGAGTACGGCGGGAGCACGCTGTCCGTGCAGGGCCCCCTGCTCGGGTTCACCGGCACCATCGAGCGCGCCGTGGTCGGCGGCACCGGCAAGTTCAGGCTCGCGCGCGGGTACATGCTCTTCAAGATGATAAGCAAGCCGACGCCGGAGACGGACGTCAACGAGATCAACCTGTTCGTGCTCATGCACCCTGCTGGCAAATACTAG
- the LOC136454254 gene encoding receptor like protein 22-like, with the protein MPSWIGNLTKLTYLDLSYCNFSGPIPSIIGNLIQLEELTLSWNYLTGNIPESLFALLALQYLYLDTNQLSGSLEDFPHPLYSGLSQINTIVLSDNQLAGPIPESLFQLRNLQYLYLDSNKLMGTIKLSSIWGLTNLTELDLSNNLISLIDTEGDTIAPHLPNIEYLAFASCNLKKLPAALRYLDTITDLDLSNNQIEGAIPSWVWENWKDQLTTLDLSHNMLTILEKSPSLVHMTTLAFLDLSSNRLEGTIPIPVTRSRVVVLDYSNNSFSSIVSNFGCKLDTIDLNGNRIEGTLPTSLENCQDLEFLDVGNNHIVGSFPAWAGTLPNLRVLVLRSNQLNGTIRDLQPFLRLLAFRMTALKVIDFSDNTFNGSIPKSIGRLVSLHGLNMSHNNFTGQIP; encoded by the exons ATGCCATCATGGATCGGCAATCTTACGAAGCTGACATATTTGGATCTCAGTTATTGCAATTTCTCAGGGCCGATACCCTCAATAATTGGGAACCTGATCCAACTTGAAGAGCTGACGCTTTCTTGGAACTACCTCACCG GAAACATTCCAGAGTCTCTGTTCGCCCTTCTAGCCCTGCAATATCTTTATCTTGATACGAATCAGCTTTCCGGTTCCTTGGAAGACTTTCCTCATCCTTTATACTCAGGATTGTCGCAAATCAACACAATTGTCCTAAGTGATAACCAATTGGCAGGCCCAATACCAGAATCACTTTTTCAGCTTAGAAACCTTCAGTATCTGTATCTCGACTCAAATAAATTGATGGGTACAATAAAACTTAGCTCTATCTGGGGGTTGACAAATCTCACTGAGCTTGACCTGTCTAACAATTTGATATCGCTTATAGACACCGAAGGTGATACTATAGCTCCTCATCTTCCTAATATCGAGTACTTAGCTTTTGCATCTTGCAATCTTAAAAAACTTCCAGCTGCATTGAGATATCTTGACACTATTACAGACCTTGACCTTTCTAATAACCAAATTGAAGGGGCCATACCAAGTTGGGTGTGGGAGAACTGGAAGGACCAACTTACCACTTTGGACCTTTCACACAATATGTTGACTATATTAGAGAAGTCACCTTCTCTTGTTCATATGACGACTTTAGCCTTTCTTGATCTCAGTTCTAATAGACTTGAAGGAACCATACCAATACCAGTAACCCGGTCTAGGGTTGTTGTGTTGGATTACTCAAACAATAGCTTCTCCTCCATTGTATCTAACTTTG GATGTAAGCTTGATACAATAGATCTGAATGGAAATAGAATTGAAGGTACGCTACCTACATCACTAGAAAATTGTCAAGATTTAGAGTTCCTTGATGTCGGTAATAATCATATTGTTGGTTCATTTCCAGCTTGGGCGGGTACTCTTCCAAACCTTCGAGTTCTTGTATTGAGATCTAACCAACTCAATGGCACTATAAGGGATCTCCAACCATTTCTTAGGTTACTTGCATTCAGAATG ACCGCTTTGAAAGTAATTGATTTCTCAGATAACACATTTAATGGTTCCATTCCCAAGTCAATTGGCAGGCTTGTTTCACTGCATGGACTTAATATGTCACACAACAACTTCACGGGACAGATTCCATAA